The Glycine soja cultivar W05 chromosome 8, ASM419377v2, whole genome shotgun sequence genome has a window encoding:
- the LOC114423861 gene encoding nuA4 complex subunit EAF3 homolog has translation MEVQSPAAKRHYDITMSRRTRKQQQQQQQQFPVQGNEKTKSEMDDEATTPKDVHVHVTVETKSSQTNVSIADEVKEGGGESDHKSLKQLIIGDDDHKEAKKKGNNNNNNNDNNSDDHERGGKGGSRNSLGEHFTEEEKQHNLQLVRMQQNKDNLQGLKFKKLVRRYAKVLGHLMKAKRDPHLGGDAGKKPVFKLST, from the coding sequence atggaggttcaATCTCCTGCAGCAAAACGTCACTATGACATCACCATGTCAAGAAGAACAaggaaacaacaacaacaacaacaacaacaatttccAGTGCAAGGCAATGAGAAAACCAAATCAGAAATGGATGATGAAGCAACAACACCAAAGGATGTTCATGTTCATGTCACAGTGGAAACAAAATCTTCTCAAACTAATGTTTCTATTGCTGATGAGGTGAAAGAGGGTGGTGGTGAGAGTGACCACAAAAGCTTGAAGCAACTCATCATAGGAGATGATGATCACAAAGAAGCAAAGAAAAAGggtaacaataataacaataataatgataataatagtgATGATCATGAGAGAGGTGGCAAAGGAGGATCAAGGAACTCACTTGGTGAACATTTCACTGAGGAAGAGAAGCAGCATAATCTTCAGCTGGTTAGGATGCAACAGAATAAAGACAACCTCCAAGGCTTGAAGTTCAAGAAGTTGGTGCGTCGCTACGCCAAAGTTTTGGGGCATTTGATGAAGGCTAAGCGTGATCCTCATCTAGGAGGTGATGCTGGGAAAAAACCTGTTTTCAAGTTATCAACTTAG